CTTGTTTATGGGAAGCACCCGCTGCAACGGTTCTGGCCGGTGATGACCCAGGGGATTTACCCGGCCCTTGGAGACTGATGCTCCTCGGAGACGGCAGTCCAACCCGTCACCTGCGTCTGCTCACAGGACATCCAGTGTCCGTGGAATTAGTGGCTATGGCAGAAGACCCAGAGGGGCAAGCTGCCCTCGGTTGCCCCAGCGAGGTGAAGGAACTCACGACTCCCCTCCTCCGCCGTCAAGTCTGGTTGAGCTGTGGCGAACAAACCTTGGCTTGGGCTGAAAGCTGGTGGAACCAGGATGAAGCCAACCAGCACCTGCAAGACCGCAACCTGCCGATCTGGCTCAGCCTCACCCAGGGGCGCTCAGAGCTCTTTCGCGAAGTGGATGGCTTAGCGCTGGTGCAAGAACCCTGGCTTGAGGACAGGTTTGGCTGCTCGGGGCCGTTTTGGAGCCGCCATTATCGATTTTTCCGTCAAGGACGAGAGCTCACGGTGATTCGCGAGGTGTTCAGTCCTGCTTTAGAGGAATGGCTAGGGGCCACTCCACGCCAGCCTCTTCATCTAACTAGATGAAGAAACCGAGCGTTTTCGCCACATTCGTGCATTTCAACTTGCAGCAGCTCTAGCGATCGGGATCATGTCGCTAGTTGCGATGGTTTCATGACAACGTCCCAGTGGCTAACCCTCTCCGACCTCGGACACAGATTTGGCCTCTCAGTAAGACATTGCGGCCGTGTTCTTGACCATGAAGGATGGCGTGACCACAGCGGACATCCAACCCAAGCTGCGATGACAGCTGGTGCCGTCCAGCAGCACAACAGCCATCACCACATTCCCTCAAATCGCTGGAACGCGGACATCTGCGCCGCCGTGCTCTCCGGCCATGGCCAACGTCCGATCAAGCGCAGCGAACAGGTTTCACAGTGGGTGACATTGCTTGAGGCCATGGAAGAAGGATCGGCCTCGATCTCCATGAGCACCGAACAAATGGCCGAAGACCTGCCCAACGATCTCATTGACGACGTGAACCATCAGCTCAGCCATCGAGGCTGTCGCTTTCAGGTTCAGCGTCTTGAGGAGAGCAGCAGCTGCTAGTCAGCCCAACCTGAGGCCTTCAGCCTGCCGTTTTGCCTTCTCGAGTTGCTCCTTCAGCAAGTCTTCATCGGTATGGCTGAGGTTGGTGTGGATCAACCGGGCGTGGGGCGCATGGCGACGCAAGCGCTCGATCACACGATCGGGCGTGGCATCCCTCACTAACAACGCCAAAGCAGCACTGCCCTTCGGCAGGGTTTCCGCGAGTTCTTTCAAAAAGTTGTCGTTGATGCCCATGTCATTCAGCGAACCCGAGGCAGCACCAGCACCGGCACCAACAGCAAGACCCAACAAAGGATTGGCAAACAACAAACCGATCAACAACCCCCAGAAGCTTCCGCCCATGGCTCCAGCCGCCGTCATATTGATCGCCTGACGCAAGTGCACATGGCCGTCTTCTCCATGCTCAAGCACCACCGCATCCTCAAGCGCAATCAAATGCTCTTGCTGGATCGTGACCAATTCGCGACGGACCTCCTCCGCTTCTTGGGCCTTGGGAAAGCCCACAACCACCAAATTGCTCATACAAACAGAGTGTTTTTAAAAGAGTAGAGATCAATCGATCCAGCGATCAGTCTCGTGATCAGTCCCGTCGCCTGCTGGAGCGAGGTAATGGACGTCTGGATGGGCCAGGGCCACGGGGCACAGGCTGAGGCGCTGGCGTGATTGCTGGGGGCGCTGCAGAACGGGACCAGCGCTCCACACGAAA
This portion of the Synechococcus sp. ROS8604 genome encodes:
- a CDS encoding chorismate lyase produces the protein MPSPTCLWEAPAATVLAGDDPGDLPGPWRLMLLGDGSPTRHLRLLTGHPVSVELVAMAEDPEGQAALGCPSEVKELTTPLLRRQVWLSCGEQTLAWAESWWNQDEANQHLQDRNLPIWLSLTQGRSELFREVDGLALVQEPWLEDRFGCSGPFWSRHYRFFRQGRELTVIREVFSPALEEWLGATPRQPLHLTR
- a CDS encoding DUF1269 domain-containing protein is translated as MSNLVVVGFPKAQEAEEVRRELVTIQQEHLIALEDAVVLEHGEDGHVHLRQAINMTAAGAMGGSFWGLLIGLLFANPLLGLAVGAGAGAASGSLNDMGINDNFLKELAETLPKGSAALALLVRDATPDRVIERLRRHAPHARLIHTNLSHTDEDLLKEQLEKAKRQAEGLRLG